GGCCCTTTCCGCGATCCCTTCCGATCGCAGGACATCGTACTTGAGAGATACATACCCGTGGGGCCAGAAATCGCTCAGGACAGGGAAAGAAACGTTGATCCCCTGGGACCAGGCCTTGAGGCTCGGGATGTTGTCGGCCAGCACACCCAGCACCTGGGTGTCGTTCTCCGCGAAGAAGCCTTTCAGCTCCTCGTACGCGGAGAGCTGGCCCGTTCAGACGGGTGTGAACGCCGCCGGCAGAAAGGTCAGCAGAACGTTCTTTTTCCCCCTGAAATCGCTGAGGGTAATGCTGGTATCCTGAGTGGACGGCAGGGTGAAGTCCGGCGCCACCTCGCCGACAGCGGGCTGGTTTGTTGGTTTCAGATTGGGCGCCTTTACATAAAGGGGCACACTCCCCTGCCCGAAGGTACTCCCGTCGGCACGAGCCGAGTGCGGACCCATCAGCTTCATTAAGGATTCGATCATTTTCACTCCGTATCCGGAAGAGCTCTTTTTTCCCAGTGCCGCGTCAATAACCTCCTTGTAATTCTCGTAGGGCTGGGCTCCCTTGATCATGCGGCCGTTGATGATCACGGTGGGAGTGCTCCATACGTCGAGATCGTGGACCCTGTCCAGGTTCTCCTGCAGCTCGGGCAGGTGGGTCATCTCGTCCACGGCTTTCGTAAATCTGGTCATGTCGAGACCCAGCTTGCGAGCCAGGTCGTCCAGGGCAGGTCTGTCCAATTCAGGTGCCTTTTCGAAAAGCAGGTCGTGCATCTCCCAGAACTTCCCCTGGTCCCAGGCTGCCCACGCCGCGAGGGCGGCGTTCCTCGAATCGTTGGAATACTTTCTCATATAGGGCACCAGCACAAAGCGGACCTTGCCCTTGTACTCCTCGTTGATCCTTTTGAAGGTCGGACCGACCTCCTTGCAGAACGGTCACATGAAGTCCGCGATCTCGATGATCGTCACCGGCGCATTATCCGGCCCCTTTGCAGGTGCCCTCACCGGCTCGAAGACGACCGTTTCGGCAGCCATGGCCGTCGCGGCGGTGAAAAGCGCCGCGGCCAGCAGAACCGCCAGCAGGATGATTTTTTTGCTCATATCGACCCCCTTTGAGAAAAATGTATTTCAGATCTCAGATTTCAAATTCCCAAAAAACCCAAGATCCAAGATCCAAAATACGGAATGCGAAACCTTTAAAATCATTACTTTTTGGGTCAATTATAGTTTATGGCCTGCCCGTTTTCAATCGACAAAGGAAAAAGCGGAGCGAAGGTTCCGGTTTTCCATCAACCTTGACAGGGTCGCAAAAAGTCCGAAAGGCGAGAACTGCCCCTTAAACGGGTGACGCCACGGTTTGTCCCGAGATTGCGTCACTTAGAGATGGTTCGCAATGACTTCGTGGTTTTCTCCATGTCATCCGTGTCCGTGGTAAATAAGCCTTTGAGGCCTTACGCCAAAAACCCGAG
Above is a window of bacterium DNA encoding:
- a CDS encoding redoxin domain-containing protein codes for the protein MGPHSARADGSTFGQGSVPLYVKAPNLKPTNQPAVGEVAPDFTLPSTQDTSITLSDFRGKKNVLLTFLPAAFTPVUTGQLSAYEELKGFFAENDTQVLGVLADNIPSLKAWSQGINVSFPVLSDFWPHGYVSLKYDVLRSEGIAERAIFVIDKEGIIRYIDIHDINEDPGMNAIIKTLEEIEGKK